The Helicoverpa armigera isolate CAAS_96S chromosome 18, ASM3070526v1, whole genome shotgun sequence genome segment AAAAGAAATTAAGAAAGGGTTTCTTTGACAAAGAAATACTTTTACTCTCTCTTTACAGGGAGGAAAACCTACATAAAGTCTTAGGTAGCAACCAAATAACTTTGAATAGAAACAGTCTATAAATATGCTtactattagaaaatgaaaGTGTTTCATATCAGTGAGTAATTACAGATGAATGCAATTTGTTGATAAACCTTTTTGCTCAATTAACCATAGCCAATTGTGTTCATTGAAACAAATGGCATGTTTCATGGcagttccattttaattttattcatctaAACCTAATTTCATCATGAATAAGAGAAGATACTGATTGCCAAAACGGCAAAAAAATTCAATGATGATAAtgccaaaaaaatatcaaaatgcaCATACTTTTTACCTAGTTACCTTGAagaaaaagtttgtaaaaccAAACATTGCAACACAAAAAACACAAGTCCACAGTATATCCaccaatatttttgaaattcattGTCACACTATACActgcattttcaaaataagtctatcatcaaattatatttttatcacagaTATAGTGTAAAAAGGTGATATTAAATGAGATATAAAACCTTCACGGTGTGAAACTGTGTTGTAATTTCATTAGTGTATGTTGTCAATGGTTATTTATAGAAAGCATCCCACGTGAAGTGTGATATTGTGAATACAAACATTTGTGACGtttctgtctatctataggacATTTTGTGACGATATTttgttcaaaatcaaaaaatcaaaatcaaaaatcgtttattcaaacttggctgcaagacagcactttttgaacgtcaggaattaacaatagacagcccccaaaacgcccacccttcaccacttcctatgtgtttttgctgggaagaagaagtggcgcaacaaactccccagcaacacatgtctgtctgtaggttagaagaaccttaaagaatgtttgatatgtacatttgtatacaatgtaatttgtattccacaatagaggacaatatgcaatattgacacaaaattacagtaaaaattatttatacaccacatgctagctagcactcaccctacataccttaactaactcaagcatttaataagtttgatgaaaataaaattatagcctccaattatttacacttaataggATTTAAGGGAgtgcccacctacatgtgctattcttttgtaaactagtaaattagtaaattagaccGCTCAGCCAGAACATAAGCAAAAACATGTTGTATACATTGTTAATATGTTGTATACATGTTGTatacatttcaatttatatccTACAACACACTTGATATACAAATAATGTATGTTTACATGCTATTTGTATACATCAGttacaatcaaaattatttcatgttatatttcttagaaAGAAATTAAGAATAGTTAAGTAAACTTTGTATGCATATAAAAAGATtgaaaataactcaaaaaatcAATAGGTCTGACAGTGATGGATGGGCATTCATACCTGATTATGTAAAATAAGCAGTTAGGATATATATTAAaagcttataaatatttaaaagttcatTTATAGTACACAATTCTAATATCAATCAAGATAACTTAAGTTTTCAGTCATAAAAATTCTTATTGGAAAAAGATAACCGCCATAAACATTAACCATGATTTGTAGTTTTAAGATTTTAGCCATGTcatgagaaaaaaaaagaaaatacataccaGAGAGTCAAAGATGTATGAGGCAGAAGGCAATAAACGTGAAACTAATAAATATTCCTAATGTAAGGTTAACATATAAGGTTATCATCACACACTTCTGATAAGAATTGACCATACAAAATTTAACTACCACTGATGTAATAAACAATGTGTATTGTTGCCCAAAACGCGCCACCAGCACAAAGACACGTtgcgtaaattaataaataattttaaacaaagaacACTATAATACTCACTTTCCTAAAAATGCAAAACATGGCAATTCTCTGCCATTGAATTCACACATTATATTTAGTAGGAGATGATCCACAATAGATTGATAACATAAAAGATAACGTTAAGATAAAAACTaagatttttgttgaaaaacgaTTCTAGTACGACTCGCATACCGGGGACATCACGCATCCAGTCATACGTACTTACCGCCTATATTTCAAATGCTTGCTCAACCCAGTCCGCCAGTTATCTATACGATAATAACCGCATCTGATTAAATGTAAAACAATGCGTAATACGACGAAAATGTTAAGTGAAACCGGGCTTTGACATTAGGTTGTGGGTCATAACCGGAGGGACAGACTGAAGCAGCCATTTCTTTTCGTACAATTTACATTTGAATCAGACAAAGTTCTGTTTCATAGTTTTTCACACTTacctaaaagaaaatattcgCTAATTCAGAAGAATATGTTCATGGAAAACACGTAAAAATGTGATTCTCCATTCAGCACTACGAATACAAAATTTTAGTACTGAAATGAGCTGTCAGGTGGCGCACGGTACATAACATTGTCAATGCATTCatgactttgattttatttataattttcaaaaaaataatattcttcgCCACTAAAGACTCAAAACATAACAAGCTTAGTGAATTCAAGTTATTATTCCCTTTGTGAGTAGAATCTTCCTGAGgactgtataaataaaaaagaaaaaaattttagattttcgatatttttgaacgcataatttattttgcttgtCATCGCATAAAAGCGGTTCGTTTAACGCAGAAATTTAATGTTAAGTGAAGTTGAGTGaagaaaattgtgaataaaaaatcACTCGCATGTTATGtgataattgcaaaaaaaaaacgaaaatcaacagcattttttatattattggtattgttttgttgtttattaatAGTTATCTGTTAAATCATTAATTACTGGAGAAGTGGTACTGCGTGCAAtgaactatttttaaattgcGTTCCTCACCACGCTATGTGCTACTGAAGACTGCACAACGATAAAGGCACGTTCATCAGAAAATGAACATGAAAGTGTGAATATATTTATGCGTGAAATGAATTATTGACAATAcaaaaattgattttgatgacGGACAGGCGTTCATCTGTGTGCTGATTTTTACAAaagattacattttataaaacaaatatctcAAAATGCCTGACCATTTAGGAGATGATATGCGTAAACTTAAGGATGCGACAGAAGAGCCGGAAAAAGAAATCAAATGTGAGTACATAGCGATATGACACGATTCATTCATGACTACTCTTTATCCAATGGAATACTGTTGTTGTcctattttcatgaaaaaataacaatattttctttatttcagcACTCGACGAAGGTGATATCGCACTTCTAAAGTCATACGTAAGTAAAATATCCAATACCTTCAATCCTGAGAAAGGATGTTGATGACTGGCATTTTTTGGATACCATAACTTTTCttcttacttttttatgtagggCCAAGGACAATACACGAAAATCATCAAGGAGGTTGAGGATGGCATACAGACTGTGATGAAGAGAGTGAATGAGTTGACTGGAATCAAGGAGTCAGATACAGGGTTGGCACCTCCAGCCCTATGGGATCTGGCTGCTGACAAGCAAACCTTACAGAATGAACAGCCCTTACAGGTAATTTTCACAAACATAACCATAGACACAGATCATGTCCAAACGATAACattataaagtttgtttttgttgttactaGACAAGGActataaaaaagcaaaaattcaTGGTTTATGAACAATCTAGATAGGTCAGTTCTTCTTGTTCACTTTTCAAACAGTTTCTGACTATGATGATATCACccaaagttgttttatttaacaaagaCAACATAAGACCCAGTTGCCCCATATAACTATATCAATACCTAAACTATCACCAACCATATAATTACTGACCATTGGTCAATCTgcaatttgacaactgaaagtGGTTAGGCTATTCATCCATCCATCACTGCCCTTGGGTTGTCCGTCTTGGATGTAGGCCTCCTCCAAATCTTTCAATTTCTGCCTACTTCTACTGGTTGCTgtagttatagttaaatggtgcaactcacagTTAATTTGCAATATCCTCACAGGTGGCGAGATGCACAAAAATCATCAATGCTGATTCGAATGACCCTAAATACATAATCAATGTGAAGCAGTTTGCCAAGTTTGTGGTGGACTTGGCCGATTCTGTAGCGCCTACAGATATTGAAGAAGGCATGAGGGTTGGGTAAGCATCTATTTTATTTCTGCTATCTCTTAGGCGAAAAATTTGGTCATACAATTTTAatgtgacaataaaaaaaatgtttacctgTTGTATGGTGCCAGTGCATCCACTCAAGAtgtaattgattttctattgttctctaattagtgGAATACAAGCAGTTAATTTTCTTTAACACTTCTTTTACTGGCCTATTTACCACTTTTACATCAGTTTAATAAGTGACTATCCAAAGAACGGTGGCTTTTCTTAAATCATCATTACTGCACACAGTATTTGGAGAGAAAGAGGTTGTATACCTTTTCATGTgtaaaacttgttttattttagcttgAATAATAGCAAATTAGCTcttgcataaaaaaaatatatttagttgaTATTATGTTGCTTTATCATGAAGGCTGTCTAGTTGAGTATCAAAGAGTTGCTAATGCTTTAGACTAGTGCTGGCTGATTATAAGAAATTAAAGCTTTTAGTGTAAATAGTAActacttttagtattttttgtaatacacaCTATGGCAAAACTATCTGTAGAAATAGTTTCATaatgtatttatgtagtttttcgTAAGtaattcaaaacaataatagaCATGACattattaatactttttaaaaactgaaattcaaccgcgtccagtgggaactactgtccgtattgggataaaatatacactATGTTTCTTGGGAtgaagctttccaacagtgaaagaatttttcgatTCGGttcagtttaaaattattttagacaaTAGTAATGAGTACAGATTATTCTGACAAAATCTGTAGATATTTTTGCCACAGTAGAAGTTATAAAGGAGAGAATTTCAGAGGTGGTTGATATAAGTATTAGCAACTTCTTTTGACCTCTCCAAGAGAATACCAGTTCATTGCAAGAAGTCTTTTATGGTTAAGCAACATATCAGATTATTACTTTGaactacaattattttaatagtagaATTAGTACCTTTTCAAATATGCTTAGACAAATATatagtagttatttttttaaagattgaaGGATGAGTAGCACAattcaactataacgataacctgACCATAACTAGCCATATACTTGCTGCCCATTGGTGAAATCGGCGATTTGAGAGCTCGAAAATGTCGAAATGCTTCAGTTAATGTTAAATAGTGCACTCActgttattttgttgttaatagttttattagtaGCCTTTTTTGGCTGCGGTGGTAaatcatattcataacattttattcaaatacaattttattcgcCTTTGCATTTTGACTACTAATTTCTTTAttctacttaaaaaatatttactaaaactGTGTAGGTTCTACCCCAAAAatacaaaacgaaaaaaatcaACCTCAATTATATCTcctaattctaaattcaaaatatctTTACACCAGTGTGGACCGTAACAAGTACCAGATCCACATTCCCTTGCCTCCGAAGATCGACCCCACAGTCACCATGATGCAGGTTGAAGAGAAACCCGATGTGACATACAGTGATGTGGGAGGATGCAAGGAGCAGATTGAGAAGCTTAGGGAAGTTGTGGAGACTCCGCTGTTGCATGTAagtttttagtataaaaattatgCTAAAGTCtgtgggccttactacaaaaactttaaacccggttttacacttgtctaataaaattttggctgcaaaatgaaccatatgtcaacgtcataatttgaaatttttttagacaaggcataaactgacgtttaaaagtttttgtggtaagacggtgtATGTCTTACATATATTGTGAATCAATTCTTAAATCTTGTTATAgagctaaatattttattcatttttatgtgCACTGTCAATGCTGGCAGTGCTCAGATTATAAAGAACGCGTATCCGGCTGGTATTAGGTTGAGTAAGAAGCCagacctttaaaataaattgctatCAAACCATTGAGAGAACTATCGTCAGAATGTTTAGCCTGCAATGTGCAAGGGCACTACAATTAACAATTGTTATTCTGGGaccatatttattcttcatttttatttacttctttgATTTGCAAAAAAACAATTCTTACCCTCTTTACCTTATCTTACAGCCCGAGAAATTCGTGAAGCTCGGTATCGAGCCGCCTAAAGGAGTGTTGCTATTCGGCCCCCCCGGTACCGGCAAGACGCTGTGCGCGAGAGCCGTCGCCAACAGAACTGATGCCTGTTTCATTAGAGTTATTGGTGAGTTACTCTATCTCTTGTTCTCCTTCTTAGCGACTAGATTGCAATGTAGTTTAAAATTTTTAGGCCCAATATTCGCTACACCTACGGCATTGTCAGTTGCCGCATAATTAAACACTTCTCCAAAAATATGTCCAGATAGATTAAGGTGACTtctaaaggtgtctacacaccaaagccgctgatgccggcggcacagcccggcggcccaacccgccggccgtattttgtacaatcatgccgccggctttcatagagtatttgacaattactagaacaccacatgccgcggcagtcgtgccgccgggctgtgccgccgggtcagcggctttggtgtgtagaccccttaatAAACTAGAAATTTCCTAGCGGTTTCAATCGCGTCCCGACGGATTTCTTCggaaagtaaaatatgtatttttttaggtCCTACctaattttatctatttatttatttaatagtttttgtacacataaaaacacaaacaagaataaataatagaaacaattgtacaagggcacagcttatctctaatgaaatttcttccagcaggcccgttatgggagagttagaatagaatagatagGTACAGATAGACAGTGTAAAATGAAAGAAGATTTTAATAGAATTTCATTTAATTGGTTTAGATAATTTAACATGTAAACTCGACATATAGACTGATAAATACTTTCccatatataatattagtaaggatatgatttttacatttttaagtaaCTAAAATGGAGAGTTAAGAAAGAAGCCTGTCCATAAGTTTAGACAGATTTCTGATACGCCTCTCCTATATTAAACTCTGCAATGAACAACATTgtcaatttaagttttttgacgAAGCTACATGTTGCAGGACAAAAAAAtttactcatttatttttaggaaCTTCTTTATAAAACGTAACCCATAGCTTTTCTTGACTCGTTATTTTACACTGAAAGATCGGTCCATTAGTTCTTGGTTTTAACACACTATAGAAACATtttcactttataatattttatattacataGTTTAGATATAGTTTTTACAATTTGCCTGTTCAGTGGTGAAGAGTGCATTTtagaggctgtcttttgtacattTCGACGTTCCAAAAtggctgttttgcagccaagtttgaataaaccattttttatttttgaagcttAACATCTCACATATGTTACCAGGTTCGGAGCTAGTACAGAAGTACGTAGGCGAGGGTGCTCGTATGGTGCGCGAACTGTTCGAGATGGCGCGCAGCAAGAAGGCCTGTCTCATCTTCTTTGATGAAATCGACGCCATCGGTGGTGCCAGGTAATTATCTTTTTGTAGGATatgaaatggaaataaaattcgTTATATTATAGAGCCAGACATAAGGCATATATTCGCAACTGtcgtaaaatatgtataaaaaagatATATAGATAGCTGTGAATATGGATATAAGTTAGTTTGGTGATTCTTGCCAAGCTAATTTTCGTATAaactttatgatttatttagcTAAAAAAACGTGAAAtcttatatgtatatacatttacataggtacattaatttcttttgattttcatttttttgtggaATTTTATACTTTTGAATATATGACGGAGAGTTAAGAAAGAAGCCTGTCCAGAAGTTTAGACAGATTTCTGATACGCCTCTCCTATATAAAAATCTGCGATTAATAATTTCGTCAATTTCTTTAAGTTTTTTGACGAAACTACATGTTGCAGGACAGATcttatctaattatttattcaagcaacatttatacatataatctGATTGTCTAAAGAGTCTTGAATTTATCAATCAAATTGTCGGTGCCACTCGTTTCATGACGGCACTGCTTCCCacaaccagataaaaagtagcctatatgttttCTGAATTTTAAGCTATATaactgcaaagtttcatcaaattccATCCAGTCCTTTGCGTGTGAAGAAGTACCACCCATACACTCATACACTCATTCGTATAATGTTTTGCTATCAGGTTTGACGACGGCGCCGGCGGTGACAATGAAGTCCAGAGAACTATGTTGGAGCTGATCAACCAGCTCGATGGTTTCGACCCTCGTGGTAACATCAAGGTAAGCTATACTTGGATAGATCTCAAAATTCTGGTTATTTTAAAGTGCTATTGttctattttaaagttattttaaattttaaagttatatttgtATATTACATAAATTGTGCTTTATTGCAGTATGAGGACCTCTTATAATTCATAGATTAAGATACCCACTAATCTTTTCCGTCCGATTACAAAAACGATCGCCGTCGAAAAACCGTAACATATTAGTCGAAATTTGCAAACCTTATATTTACCTTTTTTACCCAGGTCCTGATGGCAACCAACAGACCAGACACCCTAGACCCCGCTCTCATGCGTCCCGGCCGTCTCGACCGTAAGGTGGAGTTCGGTCTGCCCGACCTCGAGGGTCGAGCCCACATCTTCCGCATCCACGCGAGGTCCATGAGTGTGGAGAGAGACATACGGTTCGACCTGCTGGCTAGATTGTGCCCTAATTCTACGGGAGCTGAAATTAGGTACGTTAAAAACtggattttgttgaaaaaaaaaggtatagtTTGCAAGAAAATTTATGGTGAAAATAGTTCTTAAggtatacaagctgttgatttgcatccgtgccatagtcaaggacgttaatatgctaatgattctcgacccaaatcaacgaaaaaatgggtaggtaattttttcatgtttttttcttatttacgtatatccgtcagtgtaacccagccgtactttaattcggcgcgtgtgttactagccttactaccgcgctgcgcactcacacaaacgcaaacgatacatgcacaaagcatacgcaacgatcgttcaataaaaatcgtagatcatccagcctacccaaattcacccaatcacagtgcgagtactcccacacactcgcctcgccgctccccgcgtgcccttgaagccggaacaaacaagcgccgacggcaagcagtgtgtttgatgtcgccgccgctgctgcgtacgtgcgctttgaattccgcgacttgtaggtacaaagtgcgagatgacggaaaactacacgaacacgagttggtggcgatggtccgcctgtatgccatcagtgacaacagtgtactaacagccattcatcctccgagccttttcccaatcatgctggggtcggcttccagtctaaccggattcagctgagtaccagtgctttacaagaagcgactgcctatctgacctcctcaacccagttacccgggcaacccgataccccttggttagactggtgtcagacttactggcttctgactacccgttacgactgccaaggatgtgcaatgacagccgtacatacctatgttccgggaaatgtttaccgaccgggaaccctcatcacggagggtcatgctggtcatgtgacagacttatgtgctaggaccgttaacttagtgctttcgacacattaaaaacgaatgtgatagtgattatgttagctgaaggacaaccagctacttcgtcgtgctcgattgtgccaagagtgtgaaggtgacagcttt includes the following:
- the LOC110380075 gene encoding 26S proteasome regulatory subunit 7, whose amino-acid sequence is MPDHLGDDMRKLKDATEEPEKEIKSLDEGDIALLKSYGQGQYTKIIKEVEDGIQTVMKRVNELTGIKESDTGLAPPALWDLAADKQTLQNEQPLQVARCTKIINADSNDPKYIINVKQFAKFVVDLADSVAPTDIEEGMRVGVDRNKYQIHIPLPPKIDPTVTMMQVEEKPDVTYSDVGGCKEQIEKLREVVETPLLHPEKFVKLGIEPPKGVLLFGPPGTGKTLCARAVANRTDACFIRVIGSELVQKYVGEGARMVRELFEMARSKKACLIFFDEIDAIGGARFDDGAGGDNEVQRTMLELINQLDGFDPRGNIKVLMATNRPDTLDPALMRPGRLDRKVEFGLPDLEGRAHIFRIHARSMSVERDIRFDLLARLCPNSTGAEIRSVCTEAGMFAIRARRKVATEKDFLEAVNKVIKSYAKFSATPRYMTYN